Part of the Mangifera indica cultivar Alphonso chromosome 4, CATAS_Mindica_2.1, whole genome shotgun sequence genome, TCTCTATCACTGGTTGTTAAGCCCACTTAGCTACTCATTTTCTGCCTTAAACTTGAAAATTATCTAAACAACAACACAGGTTTTGACAAGACATGTTTAGGTTCCTGTACCTGTAAATGGTTGAGGTGGGAAGCTTGGTGTTGTTGATCTTCCTTGATCTAAGGCCAAATtgcaaaaattttgtaaatcagCATCCCAGACTGGAGAGGGCTGTAGCTGCAATGTCAGTCATGTATATCTATGTAAGCAAAACAGGAAGCATATGTAAACAGAAACCAGAAAATGTTATACAAAGTCTAGAAAGGGATTAATTAATTACAGTGAAGCAAGATGGATCAAGAAATGTTTCCGGGATCGACACAGGAACACTGATAGTTCTCCGTAGCCCCATGTCAGAAGGATTGATTCCCATTTCCAATCCAGGGCATGAAACTACTTGTGGTACAGGATTGAACGGAAGATAAGCAGGATTATTCATTTCTGATGTTATTCCAATTGGTGAAAAGTTGGGTGGAAGTGCAGGAAACTCCTATTAagtcaaagaaaattaaatgttcAGTAACAAAGACACAGTTATTAAAGTCTAGCATCAAAATCTGCTTAACTTAGAATCTGTGACATGTTGCCTCACCTCTTTGGCAAAGAAGCTGCCAATGTTGAAGTCAAGCCTGGGATTCACAGCAGCTAGTTTCATTGACAGGAACTGTTAATTGTGATGATCACAAGAGAAAAGCCAGTTAATTAACAATATACAGAATTAACCCCGGAAACTGATAAGCATGTTAAATTGTTACCTCTACTTGTCTTTGAAGAGATTGAACATAATTGATGATTTCATCGAGCATTCCAGCTTTTCCAGTGATCTTGTTGCAGCCTGGTACTAAATCTTGCAAATACTTCATTCTTTCACTGATTTTTTCCCTTCTAACCTGAATAATCAGATTAAAATTTGTTCATAACCAATACTATAATAAAGCCAGAAAATGCTGAAACTGTAACTCACTCTTTCAGCTAAGCTATGACTGTCAGTGGCTTGACCACGGCGAGCCCGGACATGAATGTAATCACGCTTTTGAACCTCAGAAACTTTTGAATTATCTTTAGAAGTATCACCAGATGTTTCTCTGTTGTTATTGctgttatttttgttgttgttttgcTCTGTGATCTTTGACTCTCCCTCTTCTGCACATCCTTTCATCCTTTTGTCTTTGGCCTCATCCTCTGCTCCAGCCTGCACGCACTGAAAAACAGAACATCCATTAATGATCAAATGCATCTTTTAAGATATCGTCCTCCtctttaatttaactaaaatgtATCACACAATTAGTACACTTGTCCTTTCAAAGCAGTAAATGAGCacacaaataaaaatacatactTTGGCTTAAAAATTAGATCTTTTTAGCACAAAATCTCGTTAGACAATACACACACCTTGGCGTTTTGGACCTTATCGGCTTTCCTCTTCTTGAAGCTTTCTCTTCCAACTGCAGCATTCATTTTATCACTCAAAACACTGGACTCCAACCTAGCCTCGGCAGCCACCGCCGGCGGGTCGCTAGTAGTCCTTGAAATGGCATTATTGGCATCAAAACCCAGCCCACAAGGCCCAAAACCATAACCAGGAAACGTAACCTTCCCCAAGTCTGGCCACCCATTCTCTAATGCTGGGTCAGCCTTGACCGGCCCCAACACCGAGCCACCACCAGCACCACCACCCAGTAAACCACCTTCAAAACTCTGCACCTGACTCGGCACAGAAAACACTCCACTCAACTCACTAAAAAAACTCTCCTGCTGCTGATGCTGCGGTTGTTGTACCACATGAAACTGCTCCTGATGCCACTTCATACGAGCACGTTCCCGCTCCAACGCTGTCATGTCCATACAGTGCAACATCTCAGCAGCCGCCGGCACCACTCTTCTATTCATCATTTGTATGAAATCAGAACGAACTCAAAAAAGACTTGAACCAAAACAAAGTAGCAGAGCAAGTAGAAGTGGTTGAGATTGTTGAAGAGTTAGGCAGGTGGGTTTCATATGCAGCCTGGTGAACACGAGTTCGTTGTGAAGAGAAGGTACAATTTGAATACGTGGGctttttgtagtttaaatttaCGATTTGGGATAATATATGTAAAgagataacattaaaaaaaattagtcgCCGGAAAATGAGACAAGTGATCGGAATTTTAAAGAGTGAGTTTTGAACATAgactcttatttatatataaattgagagagagagagagagagaggaggcAATTGGGCAGAGAGCCATGGAATGTAGCCATCACCGGAGGCTGTGGGTGATGGGACGTGCTGACATGACTGCCACGTGGAGTGTCTAAAGCTTGGATTAGAAAGTGGGTTTATTTCTTCGGATTGACCAAGGTTAACATTCAACGCATAAATTTTACAgtgtaaatttttcaaagcagatttttttttttttttataattaaaaaacaaattgctGAATTTGCATAGGAACTCACAATTTCACAAAcccacaataaaaaaaaaaaaaagggataatcCGTTTCATAACTGCCAGCTGCTGCGGCGAGCCTGACCGCGGGATTCTGGCCGAGCAGGATGGGGGGAAACCAGGCCTCCTCTGTTACATGACAGATGCCGAACGTGTCTAATTTCTGTGATTGGCAGATTGGCACCTGGGACGCTGCAATGTAAGAGATTAACACTTGAGAAGTTCTTTACGAATTCTACAATCGTCCCGTGGAGGACACCTCCGTTTTTTATTGCTTGCGTGACGGTCACGCATATAAGGTTAAGAACAATCAAATGATTGCTGGAAATTCTGCGCGTATTACGGAGTTTGTCACGCCCTTCTAAAACTAGAAATGGCtctgttttttaaataaaattattttatttgtattttgtaCATTATTAGTAAGTGCAATCTAGCAAACTTTCCAATGGAAgcctttgattttatttttatttatttcagctTTTCATgggataattaatatttatgaaaaaataataataataaaacaaaagaggTCGTGCAAGCAGCCCAGCAGATGAAGCTGCATTGTATtgtatgaaaaatttatttttttaattatatattatatatcattttaattaatacattattattttaaaaaatataaaaaatattattaaaatttttattatatcaattttttttaaaaaaatgtattaatatgCATTAAGAGTACATATCATATAGTAAGAtacgtatcatattatataatatgtatattattttatattaatttaatatatcttataatatttatcgttttttatttgtattatattgtatcttACATAAAACAcgaatcatatattataagatactaataattatTGATAGTCTCAATTTCAAATGAAGATACACTCTCATTTGATCATATATTGGACATGAAGCAACAGTATAAGTCAAACAAATCTAGCTCtacaaaaaaagtttaattgcATGGTACACTCCATATAAGGAAGTTTCATATCTTACTTTGTTTGTTAATGGGATTAGGAGTCTATTTCATTAACTTATGTATTAATTTAGAAGGGTGCTAAATTTGGTTTCAATGCAGGATTACGCCCATGAAAGGGATGGATGGAGGGCAACACTTACGTTATTTGTCAACAAGTCCGTTGAAGAGACACAATCAAAGTTAGGCAAGTGACAGAAATTTGCACTGGCAATAGTCCGATGAAGATATTATAGGTTTCGCTATTTGTCACCACAAgtttaatatatagataataaaatattttaaaaaaaaaactgaggtTCCATTTTCCTTAATCAGCAATCTTTGTCATAAATGGATGGTTAGGGATAGATTATGAGACTTGAAAACCAATAAATCTTATCTTCCCATGAAATGACATTATCAAACTAATTAATTGTCACAATCACATAGTTAATTAAGAAGCTTTTTCAGATAACATTCCACTTTACTTTATAGTTAGATTATGCAATAATTGGTTTGTTTGCAAAATGTCATTCCATAGATAATTagctttttaataataatagacgaaaagacttattctcaccccaGGTTTATTGAATTTCTAAATCGGTTTTTactaagtattaaaaatttaaactaataaaattatatatacctattttagtatatatttatatatattatcatatgattagatgattttaaattaaaaataaaataatactcaatcatatgaagatatatataagtgtatacatatttgtacacctaaaataggtatatatagtattgttcaACTTAAACTCCCACTCGTGGATAATTAAAATTGACAGTATCAATTAGTTTCatggtaaaatcgttatttttaatatattactaattaaataacgattttacatTGAAAACTAATCGATT contains:
- the LOC123213750 gene encoding transcription factor bHLH63-like, whose amino-acid sequence is MMNRRVVPAAAEMLHCMDMTALERERARMKWHQEQFHVVQQPQHQQQESFFSELSGVFSVPSQVQSFEGGLLGGGAGGGSVLGPVKADPALENGWPDLGKVTFPGYGFGPCGLGFDANNAISRTTSDPPAVAAEARLESSVLSDKMNAAVGRESFKKRKADKVQNAKCVQAGAEDEAKDKRMKGCAEEGESKITEQNNNKNNSNNNRETSGDTSKDNSKVSEVQKRDYIHVRARRGQATDSHSLAERVRREKISERMKYLQDLVPGCNKITGKAGMLDEIINYVQSLQRQVEFLSMKLAAVNPRLDFNIGSFFAKEEFPALPPNFSPIGITSEMNNPAYLPFNPVPQVVSCPGLEMGINPSDMGLRRTISVPVSIPETFLDPSCFTLQPSPVWDADLQNFCNLALDQGRSTTPSFPPQPFTGSIEASNLKMEM